Proteins co-encoded in one Anopheles moucheti chromosome X, idAnoMoucSN_F20_07, whole genome shotgun sequence genomic window:
- the LOC128307319 gene encoding uncharacterized protein LOC128307319, producing the protein MGQLSKHFRQVTGGKTCRDILHPDQTCRAAWCTFFVEGVLGGIRHYLPAVVTPMLFRVRQWNEPEVWRNFLRQYARCILAGLPMTGGSFLAFCLFYKCMGKFPAAWFVLIPSLAGGLTAKYLPRHIVRAQGIGLFNMYIEFLIRRARSPAVAYLRHSRLHATAIFALLSAGIMAARQCLQLERFWFACTYPNDHCGVRHVPQDGNANPPAPTSCQQHIITAMTRSVYIGLAVGLVKNFLPRMPMLLTDPLALGRLLLTRFDLGLFGFITCYKTIYEIVNCRLATRPPRSRPSPVSRSAIGGLCAGLAYYCFPSYLLFTFSITELVELCWIAYMRTERFVKCGTVRWLDREVPVAILLYTVSLGLLCHLRIVYPYHINRYWHRLMANGTWGRSDTLAYNYARILLGGK; encoded by the exons ATGGGCCAGTTGAGTAAACATTTTCGACAGGTAACGGGCGGCAAAACGTGCCGTGATATATTGCATCCAGATCAAACTTGCCGTGCCGCCTGGTGTACGTTCTTCGTGGAGGGTGTGCTCGGTGGCATACGCCACTACCTGCCAGCTGTTGTG ACCCCGATGCTGTTCCGCGTACGGCAGTGGAACGAGCCGGAAGTGTGGCGAAACTTTCTACGGCAGTACGCGCGATGCATTTTGGCCGGTTTGCCAATGACGGGCGGCAGTTTCTTGGCCTTCTGCCTATTCTA CAAGTGCATGGGGAAGTTTCCGGCGGCATGGTTCGTGTTGATACCGTCACTAGCTGGTGGTTTGACGGCAAAGTATCTTCCACGCCACATCGTTCGAGCGCAGGGCATCGGGTTGTTCAACATG TACATCGAATTTCTCATAAGACGTGCGCGCAGTCCTGCCGTGGCTTACCTTCGCCACTCGCGGCTGCATGCGACCGCGATTTTCGCGCTGCTCAGCGCGGGCATTATGGCGGCCCGGCAATGTTTGCAGCTGGAGCGGTTCTGGTTCGCTTGCACCTACCCGAACGATCACTGTGGCGTTCGGCATGTACCGCAGGACGGGAATGCTAACCCACCGGCGCCGACCAGCTGCCAGCAGCACATCATCACCGCCATGACGCGGTCGGTGTACATCGGGCTGGCGGTCGGTTTGGTGAAGAACTTTCTGCCCCGCATGCCAATGCTGCTGACCGACCCGCTAGCGCTTGGCCGTCTCCTGCTGACGCGCTTCGACTTGGGCCTGTTCGGGTTTATCACATGCTACAAAACCATCTACGAAATCGTCAACTGTCGGCTGGCAACGCGACCGCCGCGTTCGCGACCTTCGCCCGTCAGCCGCAGCGCGATCGGTGGCTTGTGTGCCGGTTTGGCTTACTATTGCTTCCCGAGCTATTTGCTCTTTACCTTCTCCATCACCGAGCTGGTGGAGCTGTGCTGGATAGCTTATATGCGCACGGAACGGTTCGTCAAGTGTGGCACCGTCCGTTGGCTGGACCGTGAAGTGCCGGTGGCCATTCTGCTGTACACCGTCAGCTTGGGGCTGCTGTGCCATTTGCGCATCGTCTACCCGTACCACATCAATCGCTACTGGCACCGGCTGATGGCTAACGGGACCTGGGGCCGCTCGGACACGCTGGCGTACAATTACGCCCGAATCCTTCTTGGTGGCAAGTGA